CAAAAAAAGAGAGTGCTTCTTTTAAAAAAATTTAGTGGCAGGCCAGGGGGGATTCGAACCCACAACCATCGGATTTGGAATCCGGCGCTCTACCATTGGAGCTACTGACCTACTAGGTTAAAAGACTTGTAGAAAACTACAAGTCTTTTATATTAAGATTTTAATTTTACTTCTTTGTGTAAAGTATGTTTTTTTAATCTTGGACAATATTTTTTAACTTCAAACTTTTCAGTGTGAGTTTTTGGG
The genomic region above belongs to Arcobacter ellisii and contains:
- the rpmG gene encoding 50S ribosomal protein L33 translates to MANAVRIKIGLKCQESGDINYTTWKNPKTHTEKFEVKKYCPRLKKHTLHKEVKLKS